In Trichoderma atroviride chromosome 2, complete sequence, one DNA window encodes the following:
- a CDS encoding mitochondrial 54S ribosomal protein mL59, protein MASPSNLVQLAKSLPEPLQRFFARWPPAALVAPGTSPTPFQEQRPNPFRFYKHPVTGRWQDPVYSQRRQMQLVKLAREHGVEELLPQTNKGTEYQLAQRVEHGLRVKGTGVGQKVKGHIHERHMIAKMEQRRKAMLEMPKLIRAWKSVSTISLPLHIPVLIADSWGKQQVGKRNWTKFPK, encoded by the exons ATGGCCTCACCATCAAATCTCGTCCAGCTCGCAAAGAGCCTGCCGGAGCCTCTGCAGCGCTTCTTTGCCCGCtggccgccagcagcgctcGTTGCTCCCGGCACGTCTCCGACGCCATTCCAAGAGCAGCGACCGAACCCCTTCCGATTCTACAAGCACCCCGTCACCGGACGATGGCAGGACCCGGTCTATTCTCAAAGGAGGCAGATGCAGCTCGTGAAGCTGGCGCGAGAGCATGGCgttgaggagctgctgccccaGACGAACAAGGGCACAGAGTACCAGCTGGCTCAGCGTGTTGAGCATGGTTTGAGAGTAAAGGGTACTGGTGTGGGACAGAAGGTCAAGGGTCACATCCACGAACGACACATGATTGCAAA GATGGAACAGAGGAGGAAAGCcatgctggagatgccaaAGCTTATCCGAGCCTGGAAGAGTGTAAGCACCATCTCTCTACCTCTCCACATACCCGTTCTTATAGCTGACTCTTGGGGGAAACAACAGGTCGGGAAGAGAAACTGGACAAAGTTCCCGAAATAA
- a CDS encoding uncharacterized protein (BUSCO:EOG092D1CLY): MPLDVEEILRKKKAADAAAAKPRFIPKAERERLAAEKAKQEEQERQRKTVDDSQRRREEEKKWEARANGLPVSNGVPNGAVAPPTGPRAMNQTSGGGSRGRDGREGRDGKKNSKAENAKRSAAEIEDSLLRSRYLGPEVNKQSSFSAKKKRMRTTEKKFNFEWDVEEDTSRDNDPLYASQSVNRGGSLAGVGGEFDEEAEQRARKRARMIEQRDIEHGKERAKGIMEDFYRARARAKERAERTGLGRHWSDKDLNEMRERDWRIFKEDFGIATKGGAIPNPMRSWGESGLPRRLLDIVNKVGYKEPSAIQRAAIPIALQARDLIGVAVTGSGKTAAFLLPLLVYISDLPPLTEANKNDGPYALIIAPTRELVQQIETEAKKFAEPLGFRCVSIVGGHSLEEQVFALRNGAEIIVATPGRLVDCIERRLLVLVQCCYIIMDEADRMIDLGFEDSVNKILDALPVTNEKPDTDEAENAQLMKRYVGKDRYRQTMMYTATMPPLVEKIAKKYLRRPAIVTIGNAGEAVDTVEQRVEFISGEDRRKKRLQEILGSAAYAPPIIVFVNIKRNCDAVARDIKSMGWSVVTLHGSKTQEQREAALASVRSGQSQVLVATDLAGRGIDVPDVSLVINFNMATNIESYTHRIGRTGRAGKSGVAITFLGNEDSDVLYDLKQILSKSSISKLPDELRRHEAAQSRPVRGGAGKRDEAAASEGSKGGGGKGTW, from the coding sequence ATGCCTCTCGATGTGGAGGAGATCCtacgaaaaaagaaagcggctgatgctgctgccgccaaacCCAGATTTATCCCCAAAGCCGAGCGCGAGCGACTAGCGGCCGAGAAGGCGAAGCAGGAGGAACAAGAAAGGCAGCGAAAGACAGTTGACGACTCACAAAGACGAcgggaagaggagaagaaatggGAAGCCCGCGCAAATGGCCTGCCAGTCTCAAATGGCGTCCCCAACGGCGCCGTCGCGCCTCCTACGGGCCCCAGAGCGATGAACCAGACGTctggtggcggcagcagagggCGCGATGGACGggaaggaagagatgggaaaaagaaCTCAAAAGCCGAAAATGCTAAGCGCTCGGCGGCGGAGATTGAGGATTCGCTGCTTCGGTCGCGGTACCTTGGCCCGGAAGTCAACAAGCAGTCCAGCTTttcggccaagaagaagcgcatGCGGACGACGGAGAAGAAATTCAACTTTGAATGGGACGTCGAAGAGGACACGTCTAGAGACAACGACCCGCTATACGCGAGCCAGAGCGTCAACAGGGGCGGCTCACTGGCTGGCGTTGGTGGCGAGTTTGACGAAGAGGCCGAGCAGCGGGCGCGCAAGCGAGCTCGGATGATTGAGCAGCGCGATATCGAGCATGGAAAAGAACGGGCAAAGGGCATCATGGAAGACTTCTACAGAGCGCGCGCCAGGGCAAAGGAGAGGGCGGAGCGGACTGGTCTGGGACGGCACTGGTCGGACAAGGACCTCAACGAGATGCGGGAGCGAGACTGGCGCATCTTCAAGGAGGACTTTGGCATTGCCACAAAGGGCGGCGCCATTCCGAACCCGATGCGCAGCTGGGGCGAGTCTGGACTGCCGCGGCGGCTGCTTGACATTGTCAACAAGGTCGGCTACAAGGAGCCCTCTGCCATTCAGCGGGCGGCCATCCCCATTGCCTTGCAGGCCCGCGATCTCATTGGTGTCGCCGTCACGGGTTCCGGTAAAACAGCTGCTTTCCTGCTACCCCTGCTGGTGTACATCTCGGACCTGCCGCCCCTCACAGAAGCCAACAAGAACGACGGCCCGTACGCGCTCATCATCGCCCCGACCCGTGAACTGGTGCAGCAGATCGAGACCGAGGCCAAGAAATTCGCGGAGCCGCTCGGCTTCAGGTGTGTCAGCATAGTCGGTGGCCACTCCCTCGAAGAGCAAGTCTTTGCCCTCCGCAACGGCGCCGAGATCATCGTCGCTACGCCAGGCCGTCTCGTGGACTGCATCGAGCGAAGACTGCTCGTCCTGGTGCAGTGCTGCTACATCATCATGGACGAAGCCGATCGCATGATTGACCTCGGTTTCGAAGACTCGGTCAACAAGATCCTCGACGCTTTGCCCGTGACCAACGAGAAGCCGGACACGGACGAGGCTGAAAACGCACAGCTCATGAAGCGCTACGTAGGCAAGGACCGCTACAGACAGACCATGATGTACACGGCCACCATGCCCCCCCTGGTCGAAAAGATTGCGAAGAAATATCTCCGCCGCCCTGCCATTGTCACAATCGGCAACGCAggcgaggccgtcgacaCCGTCGAGCAGCGCGTCGAGTTCATCTCCGGCGAGGACCGGCGCAAGAAGCGCCTGCAGGAGATCCTCGGCTCGGCCGCCTACGCGCcgcccatcatcgtcttcgtcaacaTCAAGCGCAACTGCGACGCCGTCGCCCGCGACATCAAGTCCATGGGCTGGTCCGTCGTCACGCTGCACGGCTCCAAGACGCAGGAGCAGCGAGAGGCCGCCCTGGCATCCGTTCGCTCGGGCCAGTCGCAGGTCCTTGTCGCCACGGATCTTGCTGGTCGTGGTATCGACGTGCCAGACGTCTCTCTCgtcatcaacttcaacatggcTACTAACATTGAGAGCTATACGCATCGTATCGGTCGTACTGGTCGTGCTGGAAAGAGTGGTGTGGCCATTACCTTCTTGGGCAACGAGGACTCAGATGTCCTCTACGATCTCAAGCAGATCCTGAGCAagagctccatctccaagttACCAGATGAACTTAGGAGGCATGAAGCAGCGCAGTCGAGGCCAGTTCGCGGCGGAGCTGGTAAGAgggatgaagctgctgcttctgagGGCAGcaaaggaggaggcggcaAGGGAACCTGGTAA